In one Chroicocephalus ridibundus chromosome Z, bChrRid1.1, whole genome shotgun sequence genomic region, the following are encoded:
- the CFAP53 gene encoding cilia- and flagella-associated protein 53 — MEARRWRREASGPLPHSWALKAKLPKEQTSENFVLARRQKEKELLEHADFLKLYNQYRSVSEWQQRNDQKWLHSAVQRKVDATMREYLAGTDERRERLRELLEAEESKYVAEMEALEETVLEKQAKMRERAKLLREKREKERQQLVVEKREQQFREQCEELRIQRMKKHQKELCEDRLAQVALKEELKKQQKKEEEMFAELWKEDSLAKEKREAVEMQKSAEQNREILSVLSAQVAVLSAHREEAKRLKEEEARLLEEQQQQLQLENEQLQREKLQKQKERRDMLLGAAQDKQKRLNEEKQGELALEMKILEKSLQEPQEDAEEKTKRKQELLKEQQTYLAHLAQQLEEEKQREKEVDKLLDEEVAKVWAKKAEQMRLEKEARKQLLKDVLDTRELQVEEKVQRNAKEREELAQERKLLAEAITELQHIEEEKHARKVKEAKEYREQLRAQIAYRQQARDAEEEEKKREYESGLAAERAYQERLQDVLSRPCEKSAKIHPLRRKLMS; from the exons ATGGAGGCtcggcggtggcggcgggaggCGAGCGGGCCTCTCCCGCACTCCTGGGCGCTG AAAGCCAAGCTGCCTAAAGAACAAACAAGTGAAAATTTTGTCTTGGCCcgcagacagaaagaaaaggagctccTTGAACATGCTGATTTCTTAAAGCTCTACAACCAGTATCGCAGCGTCTCTGAGTGGCAGCAACGCAACGACCAAAAGTGGCTGCACAGCGCCGTGCAGAGAAAGGTGGATGCGACAATGCGGGAATATCTGGCAGGGACTGATGAGAGAAGAGAGAG GCTTCGTGAGCttctggaggcagaggaaagTAAGTACGTCGCTGAGATGGAGGCACTTGAAGAAACGGTGctggaaaaacaagcaaagatGAGGGAGCGAGCAAAATTactgagagagaagagagaaaaagaaagacaacaaCTGGTGGTTGAAAAACGAGAGCAGCAATTCCG AGAACAATGCGAGGAGCTTCGCATACAGCGGATGAAGAAGCATCAGAAGGAATTGTGTGAAGACCGGCTGGCCCAGGTAGCTCTGAAGGAGGAactgaaaaagcaacagaagaaggaggaggagatgttTGCAGAGCTTTGGAAAGAGGATAGTTTGGCTAAGGAAAAGCGAGAGGCGGTGGAGATGCAGAAATCAGCGGAACAGAACCGGGAAATCCTGAGCGTGCTCAGTGCCCAGGTAGCAGTGCTCAGTGCTCACAGAGAGGAGGCGAAGCGGCTGAAGGAAGAAGAGGCGCGATTGCTG gaagagcagcagcaacagcttcaGCTAGAAAATGAACAACTTCAGAGGGAGAAACTACAGAAACAGAAGGAACGCAGGGATATGTTGCTCGGCGCAGCACAGGACAAGCAGAAGCGtctgaatgaagaaaaacaaggtgAACTTGCCCTAGAGATGAAGATcttggaaaaatctcttcaggaACCCCAGGAGGACGCTGAGGAGAAAACGAAGAGAAAA CAAGAGCTGTTGAAGGAGCAACAGACTTACCTGGCACACCTGGCTCaacagctggaggaggagaaacagcGAGAAAAAGAGGTGGACAAGCTCCTCGATGAAGAGGTCGCGAAGGTTTGGGCCAAGAAGGCTGAGCAAATGCGGTTAGAAAAGGAGGCTAGAAAGCAGCTACTGAAAGATGTCCTGGATACGAGAGAACTgcaggtggaggagaagg tgcagagAAATGCGAAGGAGCGGGAAGAACTCGCTCAAGAGAGGAAGTTATTAGCTGAAGCAATCACAGAACTCCAGCAtatagaagaggaaaagcacgcaag AAAagtaaaagaagcaaaagaataCCGAGAGCAACTCAGGGCTCAAATTGCCTATCGACAACAGGCCCgtgatgctgaggaagaagagaagaagcgAGAATACGAATCGGGTCTAGCGGCAGAGAGAGCTTACCAAGAAAGGCTACAGGACGTTCTGTCAAGGCCTTGTGAGAAATCAGCAAAAATCCACCCTTTGAGAAGAAAACTAATGTCTTAA